The genomic DNA TTATACGGCACCGCCCACACCGCCAGAAACACTCCAATAGCCAAACCCGTTATTATCAATGCGACTCCGTCAATAACCAGGTCGTTTTTGACCGGAGCGTTATTCTTGCCGATAAACGTCACTATCACACCCCCGACGATCAGTCCCAGTGCCGGGGCTATTTCAAAAGGAGAGGCTAGAAAGCTGACTGGGAAATCGGTTTTGCCGTAAAAAGAGGCTATATAAAATATACCGGCTATAATTGCGGCGACCCCGAAAAACCGCGGCTGAGTTTTGAAGCCCCCAACCAGCGCCAGCACCGCCCCCAGCAGGGCGATCACCGCGGTCATCAAAAATCCAACGCCGGAGCCTAATTGCCCGGTAGTTGTCAGTGTGTATGAGGACGAGAAAGCCCACACCAGGCCGGAAATTACTATGAGCATACCGCCCCAGGCAGCGAATCTCAGGGCAGTTTTCATGCCTTTCTCCGCCGTCTAAAAACCCAAATGGCTGCCCCGACGGCGGCCAAAAGCGCGGCTGCCAGGCCGGGATACCAGCGCTGGTCGTGCCAGAAGGAGGCATCATCCACACTGCCGACCAACCAGTAAGGCCCGCCGGCGTTCCCTGACGGACTTATTCCAGTATATGGCTCCATGGAAATAACTTCACCGCCGCCGAACGCTTTATACTGACCGCTGCGGACAATAAACTCACCGTCCTGGTTCAGCACCTCTACCTGGATACCGGATATCCGGTATGACCAGCCGTACGGCCAAATCAACAGGTGAGAATCACCGCCTGACTTTAGGCGCAAGACGTCGTTTTCCACCACCAGCTTGCCGGTGTTCAACGCCAGGAAAGAGGCAGCCTCCGGATATTTGTTGACTGGAAAAATATCTATCTCCGGTGACTCGGAAGTGCAGGCGGTGGCTGTTAAACCAATCACCAAAAGACAGGCCGTTATGCCAAATACAAATCTAAGTCCGCCGCGGGTCTTCAACGACCTCATAACCAACCCCTCTGAACGTTATCTCCATCCGGTTCTGACCCCGGTGCTGATGAGCCTCGTTACCGCCGGCAGCATGTACATCGCTGCTCCCAGATAAAAAACAGCTATAATCCACGGCTCAATATCCAAATGCCCGCCGAAGTATACGATCGAGCGCTGTCCGACAAGAGCAATCCCGAAAACCAGGGCAAAGGCACTGCCGTTCAGTGGTGATTTGAAGGCTAATATCGCCATGTAGCTCAGCAACAGGACAAAGAGGATACTTGAAATAACCCAGCCCTCGCCCATCAGCATTCCGCTGACAAACAAAAGCATGTTGCCGGTCAGCATTGATAGGAACATCGGGTTATGGACAGCGAGCTGTAAATCCTGATTTTTTACCTTGGCGTATCTATTCAGATAATAAATGACAGCAAGGTGAATGGCACTGATTAAAAGGATAATTACTATCTCAACTATGCCGAATCTCATTGCCTGACCTCCAGCCATTTATCCGTATTGTACCACCCGAAGATGAACGGGAGATGAAAATACGCCTCTCGGCGCCCGGTTTCAAGTTATCGGCCCAGCCAGAGGGATGGTATCAGTCGCCGTCTTTGACAGAATAATACCGGTTTCGTCATCAATCTTGAATATAAGTGTTTGAAACGAGCCCTGGGCCAACAAACCTTGATTTTCCAATATCGGGGTAGCGTCTGCCTGCCACCCCAGTTCTTCCTCCGTGAATGTGTCTCCGACGTAGTAGCGCACCAGCCAGTATCCTTCCTGATGTATCGTCGGAACACCGCTAGCCTTCACCAGGACGATTTCAGGGATAACATTGGATGCGATGGCTTGAGCTTGTTCGCTTGAAACATTCGGGACCGGAACCTTACTGCAACCGATCAGCGCAACGACAATTAAGACGATTACCATCAACGACAAGGCCTGTTTTATCTGATTTATTCTCATGGGGATCAATATCCTCCCTTAACAATAATAGGAATCCCTGTCATCGTTTATAACCCCGGATTACGTACCTAATCAGAGCGAAGAGTATCAAGCCTATACCGAACGTATTGAGCAAAATAATGACTGGAGTTAAAACTGGGTGTTGGAAAAGTATCTCGGTGCCATCGTCATGGCCGAACAATCCAAAAACGGTCATACTAATCGCCATGGTTGTTAATAACAAGACGCACCCGGATATCCAAATCGTCTGAATAGTTGATGGCTTCATGACCTTAACGTTTTTAGGTACCAAACAGAAAATAAGACGATTATACCGGGAATCAGCAGCAATCCCGCGATTAGCATAATCACCAGATTTTCAATAATACCGCCAATGGCTAACAATACAATCCCTACCAAGGTCATCGTCTGACCAATCTTGGGTACTGTCCAACGAGTTAATAAATGTTGCGTATATACTCTAACGGTATTGTCATTCACTTGTTTAGTAGCGCTTCGGCGGACAGTTGAAAGAAATAACGAAAAAACGAAATAAACAATTGCCGCGATAACGATGGTAAAAGCGATGAACGGGAGTAACTGAAGCCCAAATACGATAAGCGCGTCGCCGATGTCACCGTTTGATGCCTGTTCCCATACCTTCCCCAGAAAATATCCGGCTCCGAACGGTTCAATGTTTGGCGGAGGCGGCAAATTGGAACCGGGCGGCGGTGTCTGAGTCATAAACATATTATGGATATTGTAGGAAGGTGCGGTGGCAAATGTTACGAGCCAGACGGGAAGAAAATAGCGCCATTTCCAACGTTGCATCAATGGTTCAGTTCCGTTCATAATATTAAACGCGTCCTTTCATTTTAATACGTTGTAAAAAGACCTGGTATTTACCTGGAGCAGGTTATTCCTCATACAATTCCAACTTCACTGTAAATACACTCCCTTTTCCTAATGTGCTTGCCACAGAAATATCGCCCCCGTGACGGGTAATGATGCCGCGGCTGATGGACAGTCCCAGTCCGTAACCGGACTCCGGCGTCCGTTCTTCGGACACCTTAAAGAACCGCTCAAATATCTTATCCAGGTGTTCCCGGGCAATGCCTTTACCATTATCTTCCACCCTGATAACGGCATTGTTGCCGTCGGTTATCAGCCCCAACACCACCTCTCCCCCTGGTGAAGTATACTTGGCGGCGTTGTCCAGCAGGTTGGAAAACACCCGGGAGAGTTGTTCGCCGTCGCCTTTGACAGTGACGGGTTCGCCGACCGCTAACCGCCCGGTTTCCAGCCTGAATTTGATTCCTCTCTCATCAAATAACGGGGTAAATTCTTCGGCGACACCGACAACAATTTTCGTTAAATCAACCGTCTGATAATCTGTTTTCTGGGTAGTCTCATCCGCCCTGGCCTGGGACAACAGGTCCGCAATCAGCCGTTCCTGGGCTTCAATCCGGCGGGATAGTACCTCCAGTAATTGCTGGTATTCTTCCACCGTTCTATTGTCGGTCAGCGCCCCTGTCACTGCCGTCTTCATGGATGCCAACGGTGTTTTCATTTCATGAGCGGCGTCGGACACGAACCTTTTCTGGGAGTCAAATGACTGCTGTAATCCGGCCGCCATCCGGTTGAGCGAGTACGCCAGCCGCCCTATTTCATCCTTTGATTTCACCGCCGTTCTTTCAGCCAGAGCGCCCTCAGCCAGTCTTTCGGAGAACTGAGTCAGGCGGGTTACCGGATTGACGGTCATCCTGGAGATTGCCCAGCCGAGGAATAAGGCAAAAATAGTCACCAGCGGCAATGACCAGATAACATCACGGACCACGGCATCAATCCATTTAGTCTGGGGTATGAATCTTGGGTCCAAAGATGCTATGAAAACGATGTCATCATAACCCTCAATGGGCAGATAATACAGGCGTGGTATAGGATGTTGATTCAGATAATCATGAATGGTTCGTGAAAAATAATTGTCGGTCAGGAGTACCGGCCCGATCTCGGATTCACTTATAGACACCAGATATGCCTTGTAAGATGGGATTTCCGCTTGCGGTACTCTGGTAACCGTAGTGCTGAATCCCACACCTCCGGGGCGAGTGGTATCAATGATCGGACTAAAATTCTCAATTACCTTGGACGGCGTTAACCCTCCGAATTCCTGATTGAGCGCGTCATATAAATTCAGTATATTAATACTGCCCGGTCCATCGAACACACCAGGCGTTGCCCCCTTGATATATCCCGGACCTGTCTCCATCAAGCGACCGGCATCGGTGTCTGACGCCATGAATTTGCTGTATTCCATATACATGAACACCGCCACCACTAACAGAAAGACGGAGGCCATATAGAGCACTACCAGTTTAAGGCTTAAGCTTTTCATCTTTTATGGTATATCCCAGACCTCTGACTGTTTTGATTATCGCTTCTTTATCTTCAGGATTGAGCTTGTTTCTTATCCGGCCCACCAGCACCTCTATGACGTTGGAATAGATGTTGTTGTCACCGCCCCAGACGTGTTCTTCTATCATATCCTTGGTGACAGTGCCGTTTTTGTTGTAAGCTAGGTATTCCAGTATGCTGTATTCCCGTGAGGTCAGCGGCACCACCCGGTCGTCATAGGTCACCGTCTTTAAGTTGGTATTTATCTTCAGTTTGCCGGCCGACAGTTCGCCGGAGGAATGGTTGTGCGCCCGGCGGATCAGCGCCCGCACCCGGGCGAAAAGCTCCGGGTAGCTGAAAGGCTTGGCCAGGTAGTCATCCGCGCCACAGTCCAGGCCGCGCACCCGGTCGTCTTCTCTAACCCGTGCCGTCAGCATCAGGATGGGTGTATGTATGCCTTTCTGCCGAACGCCACGACAGACATCAAAGCCGTCAAGACCCGGCAGCATGATGTCCAGAACGATAACGTCGTATGTGGCCGTTAAGGCATTTTCCAACCCGGCCTTGCCGTCGCTTTCGTGTTCCACGGCATACCCGTCCTGCTCCATCCGGGAACGGATGGCCCAGACCAGGTCCAGGTCGTCTTCCACCAGCAAAATACGCATGATTCAGACTATAAACCGTAAAAATGGGTTTGTAAACAATATTCAGCTTCTGTTCATATTACTTGTTCCCGCCCCTCTGATTTGGTCAATTTGCCGCGTTCTCTTCTCATCCCCCGGCTTGCGCCGGGGGCTATCGCTCTAAACCGTTCGTGGTGAGCCTGCACAACCATGTCCGGTACTTATAACTGATGACTGTTTACTGAAAGCTGACGGCTGATAGCTATCCAAATCGTCCTTGCGAGGCTCCGCCGAAGCAATCTCGGTACCCCGGTACTCATAACCGTTTACTGTAAACCAGAAAGCTGACAGCTACTGTAAACTGTCTACTGCCAACTGTGAACTGAAAAGCTGAAACCTGATCGCTGACAACTCGCCCCGTTTCGGTCATTGTGATTTTGGTATTTGATATTATTTGGGATTTAGAGCTTGGATATTAGGATTTCCCGCGTAGCGGGCTATGCCTCGCCCGCCCGGTAAAGCTGATAGCTGACGGCTGAAAGCTGAAAGCCGGGAAAAATAATCTCCCCCAATGGGACATTTACCCCTTGCATTACGTCGCGGTTTATGCTATTATATGTTCTGTTTATAGCCATCAAGCGAAAGTTGAACCCGTACTGAATTGTTTCTTACACCGACGAATCCTCCGCCACCCCCGATTCAATCGTAAAAAGGGATTCGCTTCCTTCGTTTATCGGACAGAATACGACCCGGCTTACCAATAACACCTTGAGAGTAAGGCGGACTACCGCACTCCGGCAATGAGGCGACCCGGACACACTAACCAACTGAGCACGGAAAATCATCTGCTGAAAGCCGGCGACGGTGCCGCGGACCGTATCCCGGCGCGTTGCCCGCCCATTTGGCAATGTGCTATACTGCTGTGTTATACTCTCTACTTGGCTAAATACACTGGGCCTTAATATACAGGAGGAGTTTCACTTGCCGATCACACAGACCAATATCAAGGAATTACTGGAGTCCGGGGCGCACTTCGGCCACCAGACCAGCCGCTGGCATCCCAAAATGAAGAAGTACATCTTCACCAAGCGCAATGACATCCACATTATTGACCTGGACAAGACCGTGGTCATGCTGGATAAGGCGCTTGATTTTATTGACGGTGTTATCGCCGAAGGCGGCAAGATACTGGTCGTCGGCACCAAGAAACAGGCTCAGGAAATCGTCGCTGAAGAGAGCAAGCGCGGCGGATTGTACTACATCAATCAGCGCTGGATCGGCGGCATCCTGACCAACTTCGCCGCCATTCAGAACCGGATAGACTATCTGGTACGTCTGGAAGACCAGCATGCCCGGGGCGAACTGGCTCGTCTGCCCAAGAAAGAACAGCTCAAGCTGGCTGAAGAGATGCTGCGTCTGAATAAAATGATGGGCGGTTTCAAGGAAATGACCGCTCTGCCCGACGTCATCTTCATCATTGACCCCACCAAGGAAAAGATTGCACTGGCTGAGGCTCAGCGCATGGGCATCCCGGTGGTGGCCATCGTGGATACCAACTGCAACCCGGACGGTATTGACTACCCGATTCCCGCCAACGACGACGCCATGCGCGCCATCAAGCTGGTGCTGAGCAAAGTAGCTGACACTGTCTTGAGCGCCAATGAACAGCTCACCAAGTTTGAAGTGGAACAGGTAGAGACTGTCGCCGCCATTGCTGAGGCCGATGAGGCAGCGGCTGAAGACACCGAAACCGCCTGATTACTTAATCTAAAAATACGAGGTCTATTAAATTGCAGATTCCAGCGGAAACAGTAAAAGAATTACGTGAAAAATGCGGCGCCGGCGTTATGGACTGCCGCAATGCTCTGATTGAAGCCGAAGGCAACGTAGACAAAGCCTTTGAAGCGCTTCAGGCCAAGGGTTTCCAGAAAGCCGCCAAGAAGGCCGAGCGCGTTACCGGTCAGGGCGTTATTGAAGCCTACGTTCATACCGGCGGCCGGGTCGGTGCCCTGGTGGAACTGAACTGCGAAACCGATTTTGTTGCCCGCACTGACGAGTTCAAGAAGCTGGCCCATGAAGTGGCCATGCAGGTAGCCGCCATGTGCCCGATCTACCTGTCCGAGGCTGAGCGCCCGGAGGACTGTGAAGAGGACGCCGCCAGCGTCTGTCTGCTGTCCCAGGCCTACATCAAAGACCCCTCCAAGTCCATCAATGACCTGATCACCGAAGTGATCGCCCGCACCGGTGAGAACATCCGGCTGAAGCGTTTCGCCCGGTTTGAACTCGGCGGCTAAGACCGCCTGAATTAAGTAACGTTTTAACCGGCCGCGGCAAGCGGCCGGTTAATATAAAATAGATGAGGAGGCCGATGACTGACGTGGCGAACTCCCAAACGACACCTGATGCCGCCTCTTTGGATGCTTCCGACAGCCCGGTTGCCGGTGACCAAACCACCGGTAAGTTAAAATTCAAACGGGTCCTGCTGAAACTCTCCGGTGAAGCCTTCGCCGGGGACGCGCGGGGTCTCATTGACATCCCCACCATCCGCGGTATTACCCATCAGATTAAAAATCTTATCAGCATGGGCGTTCAGGTTTCTGTAGTCGTCGGGGCCGGCAATATCTGGCGCGGGGCTACCGTAGCTAAAGACGGCATTGACCGGGTAACCGCGGATTATGCCGGCATGCTGGCTACCGTTATCAATGCCCTGGCGCTCCAGGATTTGCTGGAAAAAGACGGCGTCAGCACCCGCACCCAGTCAGCCATTACCGTACAGCAGGTGGCCGAACCTTTTATCCGCCGCCGCGCCATCCGGCACCTGGAAAAAGGCCGGGTAGTCATCTTTGCCGGCGGCACGGGCAACCCGTACATGACCACTGATACCGCCGCGGCACTGCGCGCCATAGAGATTGAAGCCCAGGTGCTCCTGATGGCCAAGAACCGGGTGGACGGCGTCTATAACGCTGACCCGCTGAAGCATCCGGAAGCCGTCAAGTTTGACCGGCTGACTCATCTGGAAGCGCTCAACAAGCGGTTGAAGGTGATGGATGCCACAGCACTGTCGCTCTGTCTGGAAAACAAGCTCCCGATTATCGTCTTTGATATGACCGCCCCCGGTAATCTGGAACGCACAGTTACCGGTGATGCGGTCGGTACACTTATAACAAGCGAGACTCAAACATGAACATTACTGAAATCCTGCAAACCGCTGAAAAGAAGATGGGCGTTTCCATTGAGGTGCTGCACCGGGAACTGGGT from Dehalogenimonas sp. W includes the following:
- a CDS encoding response regulator transcription factor: MRILLVEDDLDLVWAIRSRMEQDGYAVEHESDGKAGLENALTATYDVIVLDIMLPGLDGFDVCRGVRQKGIHTPILMLTARVREDDRVRGLDCGADDYLAKPFSYPELFARVRALIRRAHNHSSGELSAGKLKINTNLKTVTYDDRVVPLTSREYSILEYLAYNKNGTVTKDMIEEHVWGGDNNIYSNVIEVLVGRIRNKLNPEDKEAIIKTVRGLGYTIKDEKLKP
- the rpsB gene encoding 30S ribosomal protein S2 — translated: MTQTNIKELLESGAHFGHQTSRWHPKMKKYIFTKRNDIHIIDLDKTVVMLDKALDFIDGVIAEGGKILVVGTKKQAQEIVAEESKRGGLYYINQRWIGGILTNFAAIQNRIDYLVRLEDQHARGELARLPKKEQLKLAEEMLRLNKMMGGFKEMTALPDVIFIIDPTKEKIALAEAQRMGIPVVAIVDTNCNPDGIDYPIPANDDAMRAIKLVLSKVADTVLSANEQLTKFEVEQVETVAAIAEADEAAAEDTETA
- a CDS encoding HAMP domain-containing sensor histidine kinase — translated: MKSLSLKLVVLYMASVFLLVVAVFMYMEYSKFMASDTDAGRLMETGPGYIKGATPGVFDGPGSINILNLYDALNQEFGGLTPSKVIENFSPIIDTTRPGGVGFSTTVTRVPQAEIPSYKAYLVSISESEIGPVLLTDNYFSRTIHDYLNQHPIPRLYYLPIEGYDDIVFIASLDPRFIPQTKWIDAVVRDVIWSLPLVTIFALFLGWAISRMTVNPVTRLTQFSERLAEGALAERTAVKSKDEIGRLAYSLNRMAAGLQQSFDSQKRFVSDAAHEMKTPLASMKTAVTGALTDNRTVEEYQQLLEVLSRRIEAQERLIADLLSQARADETTQKTDYQTVDLTKIVVGVAEEFTPLFDERGIKFRLETGRLAVGEPVTVKGDGEQLSRVFSNLLDNAAKYTSPGGEVVLGLITDGNNAVIRVEDNGKGIAREHLDKIFERFFKVSEERTPESGYGLGLSISRGIITRHGGDISVASTLGKGSVFTVKLELYEE
- a CDS encoding translation elongation factor Ts; translation: MQIPAETVKELREKCGAGVMDCRNALIEAEGNVDKAFEALQAKGFQKAAKKAERVTGQGVIEAYVHTGGRVGALVELNCETDFVARTDEFKKLAHEVAMQVAAMCPIYLSEAERPEDCEEDAASVCLLSQAYIKDPSKSINDLITEVIARTGENIRLKRFARFELGG
- the pyrH gene encoding UMP kinase, translating into MTDVANSQTTPDAASLDASDSPVAGDQTTGKLKFKRVLLKLSGEAFAGDARGLIDIPTIRGITHQIKNLISMGVQVSVVVGAGNIWRGATVAKDGIDRVTADYAGMLATVINALALQDLLEKDGVSTRTQSAITVQQVAEPFIRRRAIRHLEKGRVVIFAGGTGNPYMTTDTAAALRAIEIEAQVLLMAKNRVDGVYNADPLKHPEAVKFDRLTHLEALNKRLKVMDATALSLCLENKLPIIVFDMTAPGNLERTVTGDAVGTLITSETQT